From Pogoniulus pusillus isolate bPogPus1 unplaced genomic scaffold, bPogPus1.pri scaffold_63_arrow_ctg1, whole genome shotgun sequence, one genomic window encodes:
- the LOC135174395 gene encoding LOW QUALITY PROTEIN: G1/S-specific cyclin-E1-like (The sequence of the model RefSeq protein was modified relative to this genomic sequence to represent the inferred CDS: deleted 2 bases in 1 codon; substituted 1 base at 1 genomic stop codon) gives MVHLCGRDCTAHAVERRAHKAVQATAAYKPRQNVVRTVLQLIGVSSLFIAAKPEEIYPPKLHQFAYVTDGACTEDEILSMELIIMKTLNWNLKPLTVVSWLNIYMQVTYLNELYEVLLPQYPQQMFAQIAELLDLCVLDIGCLEYTYGVLAASALHHFSSSELMQKVSGXERCEIEECVKWMVPFAMPLREVGSSKLKHFRGIAPEDLHNIQTHITSLDLLDKAL, from the exons ATGGTACACCTATGTGGAAGGGATTGCACAGCTCATGCCGTTGAGAGAAGGGCCCACAAAGCTGTGCAAGCTACAGCAGCCTATAAACCCAGACAGAATGTTGTAAGAACAGTATTGCAGCTTATTGGTGTCTCTTCTTTATTCATAGCAGCAAAGCCTGAGGAAATTTATCCCCCAAAGTTGCACCAGTTTGCTTATGTTACAGATGGAGCTTGTACAGAAGATGAAATTCTCAGCATGGAACTGATCATTATGAAGACTCTTAACTGGAACTTAAAACCACTGACAGTTGTA TCATGGCTAAATATTTACATGCAAGTTACATATTTAAATGAGCTTTATGAGGTATTGCTGCCACAATATCCACAGCAAATGTTTGCACAAATAGCAGAGCTCTTGGATCTATGTGTGTTAGATATCGGATGCTTGGAGTACACGTACGGAGTACTTGCAGCTTCTGCTTTGCATCACTTCTCCTCATCTGAGCTGATGCAGAAAGTTTCAGGCTAGGAACGGTGTGAGATAGAGGAATGTGTAAAGTGGATGGTTCCATTTGCGATGCCTTTAAGGGAAGTAGGAAGCTCCAAACTCAAACACTTTAGAGGTATTGCTCCTGAAGACTTGCACAACATACAGACACACATAACCAGCTTGGATTTGCTGGACAAAGCTCTATGA